The stretch of DNA GCTTTTTTTAAAATCCCCAATACCGCAATCGGATCTGTAGGGGAGATCAAGGCGCCAAATAAAAGACAATGGATAAAGGCCATTGGCAGGCCAATCAAAGGCAACACCAGATACATCAAACCGCCTACCAAAAAAGTGGACGCCAAGACACCCAGCGTAGCAAATAGGATAATCGGCCAACGTTGCTGCTTGAGTTGTTCAAAATCGACGTGCAAAGCCCCTGCAAAGAGCAGAAAACTCAGCATTCCCTCCATTAGTACCCTTTCAAAATCGATTTCGCTAATAAGTGCTTGTTCTAATTGAAGTATAGCTGGATTAACCTGCCCCACAATCAAAACAAGCAATGAAAATAAAATAGAGATCAACATCATCCCAATCGTAATGGGCAATTTGATGAAGCGTACGTTGAGATAACCAGAGATGGCAGATAATACCATTAAAATAGAAAGAATGCCAAAAAGACTCATAGTCATTTACTTTGGCACGAATATAAGGAATTTCTAAATTGGAAGGGAAAAGCGGAAATGCCATGTCAGACAGTGTTTGGAAAATTTCCCCCTTCCGACTTCCCTTTTCCGCCTTCCGCCTTCCGACTTCCGCCTTTCCGACTTCCCCTTCGTCTATCATCTTGCTGTCTCATCCAAGCAGGGAGAGTAGCCTTATACTTCCAAGGATTTTTCACTATACACCAACTTTCCTAAGCCAAAACGATCTGAAAAGTTGTTGCTAAACGTGCCATTGGGATTAAGTTCATGAAAAACCGCTTCCCATTCCGCCAGTTGGGTATAATGTTGCTTTAGCAATTTTTGTTTACCCTCGAAGCGGTTGTTGACTTTTCCCCAATGTGGAACGCCTCCATTTTGGATGAAAATATCTTGGTAGGCATCCAAAATAGCATTTGCGCCTTTGGTGCCCAACAGCACAGGGGTATCGACGTAGCAGACATCTCGCCCAGATTCGGGGGTCAAAGAAGCCGTGGACGCTTTGACGAAACGAAGGCCCATCGGGCTGGTTTGAAACAATTGACTGGCTTCGGCCAATGCCTTGGCTTTTGCCATTACTTGTTCAACCGAGTGGATAAAACCTTTGGTATTGGTTTGAACATCGAAGGCGTATTCGGCATCGAAGGCTTTCAGCTTGATGTATTCTGCGCCTGCATACATCACTTTATGGCCTTTATTGATAAACACCTTATCGTTTAATAACTTAAGCGAACGTTCAATCAAACCAGGCATTTGTCCCGGAAAACGTGCATTTAACACCCTTGTTCCACGGTAAAAGAGATAAGAGAACGGGAAAACACCTCCCAAGGTAATGCTCACTAGGTTTCGGAATCGTTCATTCCAGCTACGGTGTTTTTGGGGTTCAGCCACCTCTCTATGTCGGTTGATTAAGCAGGAATGCGTCCCGTCTTTGTTGGGATAAGGGTTGACCAGGATGCTAAGGGCCCTAATGGGGTTTCCTTCGCTATCTGTGCGGAGGAAATGAGCTAAATCATTTTCTAATTTGGGTTTTAGGGCCGACCAGGTGGTCAGCTCTTTACTTTCCTCCAGCCAGTACATCGGTTTTAACTCGACGACATAGGCATAAATGATTCCGAGACATCCCAGACTTACCAGGGCCGCATTAAACCATTTATCATCCTGAACCAATTTAATACCAGGCTCATTGTATTTCTCCGGATCGAAAAGACCAGCAGATGGCTCGATCCTATAAATGGTCCCCCCTTTAGCGACGATGACGATAGAGCGAACCATGCCCGACATGGCAGGCAGATCTATCCCCGTGCCGTGGGTGCCAGTAGAAATGGCGCCAGCCAAGGTTTGTTCATCCACTGCACCCATGTTTTCTACACATAAGCCGCGCACATCCATTTGTTTATTGAAATCTTGCAGCTTGATGCCAGCTTCTACATAAACGAGGTTTTTGTGTCGAAACCTTTGGTCCGGCGAGAGCCAGGAGGGCGGAATCGTGATCTGCCGATTCAATTTTTTAGGGTTGACCAAATAGCCATTGGTGAGGGCTACATCGGAAAAGGAATGGCCGCTACCAACAGCTCTTACGCGAATACCTTTGGCTTCTGCTTCGAGAACGATGTCTTGTAAGTCTTTCAGGTTTTCCGGTTCAAAATACTTTTGAGGTTGGGCACTAAATCTTTTCGTCGTATTGTGCCAGGTAAACCTTGTTTTAATTTTCATTTTGGTTTTCATATCATTTAGGGGTTATGTTTAAGCATTTATTCCATTATATGCTCAAGTGTTACAGTTGGTATGTTTTTAGACGGCCTGCCAAGCCTACAAGCAGACAATTGGGTTTAATATTACGTTAGGAATAAGTTGCAAATTTCGAGCTTTGGCTTTTTAATTTAAATCCCCAGAAATGGGGATAATGACTACTTATTTCACGGTGAAGGAAGTTCAATGGCAATATCAATGCCACCTGTGTCGCCGCGTCGCTGGCGTCCTTAGCCGCTGGTTTTCGAGCTCCAGCTCGTGAACCTGTCACTTCTTTGACGGCCTGTAGCTGCAGCTACATCGCTGCGCTTTCAATGGCAATATCAAAATCAATGACAATGGCAATATCAAGATCAATGGCAATATCAAAATCAATGGCAATATCAACCTCTAGCCAAACCTCCATTACCTCCACCCCTCCAATAACTCCGCGTCCAAAAATAACTCCGCTACGGGCTTTTTACGCCTTTTCTACCGATGGTGAATCCCGATGGGATTGGGGGGACTGGGACGGGGATTTCAATGGCAATGGCAATATCAAAATCAATGACAATATCAATGTGTCTCCTGTGTCGCTGGGGCTTGTCCCAAACCCTCCACGTCCCCCCCCAAAAAAACCTCCAGCCAAACCTCCATTACCTCCACCCTCCAATACCTCCGCGTCCAAAAAAACATCGCCGCTACGGGCTTTTTACGCCTTTTCTACCGATGGTGAATCCCGATGGGATTGGGGGGACTGGGACGGGGGATTTCATTGACAATGTCAATATCAAAATCAATGACAATATCAATGTCTTCTGTGTCACTGGGGCTTGTCCCAAACCCTCCACGTCCCCCCAAAAAAACCTCTAGCCAAACCTCCATTACCTCCACCCCTCCAATACCTCCGCGTCCCAAAATAACTCCACGTCCCAAAAATGCTTTGACATACCTTGGTGAAGCTCGGAATGAATAAATTTTATTTCCTCACCCCAGGCCTATGCGCAGCAGTGAAAGCAGGCGCATCCTCCAATTGCTTACGGTGTTTTTGTAATTGTTGCAGTGCATCTTCAAAGTAACGGAAGGCTGGTTGCAGTGGAATGTCTTTTGCCACTTCATAGCCATGCAGGTTTCGGGCATCAGTCATCACCCGGTGCAAGTCCGATCCTGTTAAACCATCGGATAAGTGGGCCATAGTGGCGATCTCTTCTGCGGTGAGTTGAAGAAATTGCCCTTGGAGTTGCGCCAGGATAATGGCTTTTCTAGCCGTTACGTCAGGTAGTTTGGTTTCCAACCAAAGCTCGACCCGACCACTGCGAATCAAGGCGGGCGGAAGGCTGCCAATGTTCATGGCCGTTAACATAATCGTAACCCGTTCATTGCTTTTGGACTCCAGGCCATCCAGCATGGTTAAAAGGTAGCGATATAAGCCCGTTTCTTCTTCATTTTCAAAGAGTAAATCACAATCATCAATAAAGAGAATACTAGGTGCATTTTCTTTAGCCTTCATGAAAATTTGATTTATTCTGTAGTAAAACTCATTGGTTCCACTAATGACAGTTCCATCGATCAAAAAGAATTTACTGCCAAGCTGATGGGCGAGGGCTCGACCTATGGTCGTTTTACCTGTGCCCGGAGGGCCATACAGCAACACACCACGTTTTGGGCGAATGCCTAATTGATGGACCAGGTCATCTCGCTCAAGTGGAACAATGAGGTTGATCTCTAGTTGCCGCCTCACCTCTTCGATTCCATAGAGGTCATCAAGGCTAACCTTTGTGACTTCTCCCCGGTCTACATTACTGGCTAAAGCATGTGTTTCCAGAAAATGAATAAAGTGATCTGTTCCTGCAATATCTTGCATTTGCATATAGATACAGGCTTTGTAGATTTGATGTGCATCTAAATTGGGAACAAAGCGATGTACCCTTTCGAAATCTATTTGTTGCGTATCCATGGCTCCCATGGCTTGGAAGAGCAGGTTCAGGTCGGTTGAAGTAAAGGCCGGGATTTCGACGAATAAGCATTGGGCATTGAGGGGATCTCCCACCCAAGCCGATTCGCTTCCCAAAATGAGTCGCTTGTTACTTTGTTCTAATACACGGAGCAGCGTGCTCAGGACAAACTTCAGCACACTTGGCCGCGCCGTATTGTAACAGTCGCCGCCCAATTGCCTTTGAATCACATGGAAATCGTCACAAACGACATAATCATTTTCCTGAAAAGCTTTTTGCAGACTTGCTTCCAACGCCTCTTCCAACTGAAAAGGATGGTGTGTTTGCATTTGCTCAAAAATATTAGCTAGGCCAATATATTTGCCTTTCAGGTGTTGCGTTAGCTTTCGCAAAATGGTGGTTCTACCATAGCCATCATCACTTACTAAGGCAATGACCGGACTTTTGGCTAAAAGATGAAGTAAGCCATCATAGGCTATTTGTTGAGAAGGACACAATTGAATGGTGTCGTATTCTAATACAGCAGTTGAAAACATTGCACTTTATTTGATTCTTTTAGATCATTTTTGTGAATAGCATAACCCAAAGCGATTGATCATGGGATCAATGCTAGCAGCTAGTTAGGCACAAAAATGTTTGGATAACTTAGGCCTGGCTATTAAACGGATTGACCAATTTAATTGATCAACATGCCAGATTAGGAAGGATTGATTATATTAATTTTTCATACTTGCCAAACCCAAAGGATAAGGAAATAATTCCCATAGCTTGGTTTTTTTTTGCAAAAAAGAATATTTTAGGCGAGCGAGACATCAGAAGTTTATCCAGGTACCCCTTGGGTAAACTTCTGATGGCTGAGGCGAGGCTTTAACTTCCAATAGATTAAAACAAGTGTATAAAAACCATGATGAAACAATTCGAATACAAAATGGTCACAGCCGGCATGAAAGGAGTAATGAAAATGACCCTAGATTTTGAAGCCACGGAAGCTATCTTAACCGGTCTTGGATTAGAAGGTTGGGAATTGGTGAATGCCTATGCGCATACCCAAGCCACTAATGGGTTGCCCGAGCATGTTTATATCCTGAAGAGAGAGATAGTTAGGGATGAAGATATTGTTTAAGCAACTTAAGGAGCAATTATCCTTCCTAAGTAATGGTAAAACAATAACTTATTAATTTGATGGGGCCCTTTTTCCACCATACTGCGTTACTCGATCGGTCGCTTAGCTAGGCTAGGCTTCCTCCTCGTGCCTTGTCTGGTGAAAAAATGACTCCCCTGAAATCAACAACTTATTCTTTCACCATTACTTAATGGCAACTGCCTTTTTCTCTGATGGTTTTTCTTTTTCTCTCTTCGGATTAATCAACAAGCGGAGGGATTGATCATAGGTGAAATAACTCCAGGCCCAGTTGATGAAAACAAACAGCCGGTTTTTTACACCTACAATTGACATGAGGTGGACAAAAAGCCACAGGACCCAGGCTAAGAAGCCCTGAAAGTGGAGAAAAGGAAGGTCTGCGACGGCCAGGTTGCGGCCAACGGTGGCAAGGGACCCCTTGTCTTTGTAGGTAAAAGGAAGCAGTGCTTTACCCGTTTCTATATTTCGCAAATTGTGAAAAAGTAAATTTGCTTGTTGGATGGCTACTTGTGCTACCTGCGGATGCCCCTGTGGATATTCAGTCGTCTCCATGTAAGCAAGATCACCAATGGCAAAAACGTTGTTCAGTCCTTTGACCCTGTTTTGTTGATCGACGAGCAATCGGCGGCTACGGCCGTAGGCGGCTGCGGGGATACCTGCAATTTCATTGGCTTTAACACCGGCAGCCCAGATCAGGGTGCGGGTATGCAGCTGTCGGCCATCCTTCAAGGTGACGGTTGTGCCATCATAGTCCTGCACCATAGCGCCTGTTTGCACATTAACCCCCAGTTGCTCCAAATAAACCTTGGCTTTGCTAGACGACACCTCGGAATAACCATTCAATACTTTTGGGCCAGCTTCTAGTAAACTAACCTCCATTTTACTAAAATCCAGTTCAGGATAATCTTTAGGCAAAATAAACTTGCGCATCTCAGCGATCGCGCCGGCCAGTTCCACGCCAGTTGGTCCGCCGCCCACCACGACAATATTCATGAGGGTTTGCATCTCTGATGTGCTGGACTCATTGAGGGCTTTTTCGAAATGGCTAAGGATGGTGTTGCGCAAGGCGAGGGCTTCGCTGAGCGACTTCATCGGTACGGCATGCTCTTCTATTTCTATATTCCCAAAATAATTGGTGGTTGCTCCAATCGCCAGTACCAGGTAGTCATACTTCAATTTCCCAAGGTCTGTGAATACCTCTTGCTGTTGTGGATCAATGTGTTCTACGGTCGCCACCCGAAAGTGCAAGTGTTTTTGCTCCTGAAAAACCTTGCGCAAGGGGAAAGAAATGGCACTTGGCTCAAGACCTGCCGTGGCTACCTGATAGAATAGGGGTTGAAATTGATGGTAATTATTTTTATCAAACAAAACAACCTGAAAATGGCTTTTCATGAGTTTGCGGGCTAATTTCAAGCCTGCAAATCCACCTCCTATAATGACAATGCGTTTTCGATCTGTTTGTGGGATATTTGGAATGGTATTCATATGGCAGTTTTTATTTGTCTAACCTTCTTACCAATAAAACAGTTAAAAAAGGGCAGGGTTCTAAAAGGATCAACCACGCGAATAAAGCGTTTTTAGGTAGGCCAAATAAAAAAATGCCTGGTACTTTTTGCTGATTGTTAAATCTGGATGAACGATCTACTTTCGGTATTATTTATCGGTTTATGCTACTTTTTAGATCAAAATTTTTTTTGTTTTTTTTTAAGAGCCTACCCCCCAAACATGTGGTTGTCCGATCCGATTTTTAATCCGACCTTTGTAAGGCATTAAAGATACGGCTTCTACCCAACCATAAACAGTAACACAAAAAAGCGATGAAAATAGCCAAGGTCATTTTCAGGGAAGTTAGCATTCCCTTGAATTTCCAGTTTGCGCAGTCGAACAACCCTTCCAGCCATTGTTCTTCCTCTGCCATTTTGGAATTACATCTCGAAGATGGCACGATTGGTTATGGCGAAGCCTGTCCGCGAACATACGTGACAGGTGAGTGCATGGACAGCATGCGAAAAGATTTGCAAGGCATTGCGCCACAGTTTGCACAAACGGAGCTTGATCATCTCGAAGCGTGGCGGATGCGCCTAAGACAATGGGCCGCCATGGGGGTCGGGTCATCTACCGTTTGTGCATTGGAAATGGCAGGCTTGGACGCGATTAGCAAATTAAAACAAAAACCATTAGCCTCTTTATTAGGACTTTCCGAAAAGGATTCGGAACCGATCTTATATAGCATGGTCATCCCTATGTTAATCCCTGAAAAATTGGCCAAGCTGCTTCCTCGAATACAACACCTAAAACCCAGTAGTTTAAAATTAAAAGCTAGCCACGAGCTTGACCACAATTTGACCAATATCCAATTACTTCGCGATTTTTTTGGGCCGGCCGTTTCCATTCGAGTAGACGTTAATGCTGGCTGGAATTTGGACCAAGCGATGACCTTTATTCCCGCTTTTCTAAAAAGTGACGTATGCTCTTTTGAACAACCTCTACCTGCCAATGCACTTGATGGCCTCCAACAACTCACCCAAACCTTTGGCCAGGATGCCCAGATCATGGTGGACGAATCACTCCTTTGTCTGGCTGACGCCAGGCATATCCTTGAACTAGGTATCAGCAATCACTTCAACCTGAAAATTTCCAAGTTAGGCGGTATTTTTAATACCCTGGCTATTTACCAATTAGCCGCACAGTTTGGTGTACCTTGTCAACTTGGTGCACATTTTGGGGAAACGAGCCTGCTCACTGCGGCAGGTATCTTATTGGCTAAAATGGCTGGGCCTATGACCGCCTTGGAAGGCGCTTTAGGTGAATTTTTATTGGAAAAAGACATTACAAAACCTTCTCTCTCACAGGCTACTGATGGCTATTTGAATCCGGAAGCAGTTTTACAACAGGTAGGCTTAGCCAAAGCGGTAGATGAGCTTGTTCTTGAGCAATATACCCTCCACAATAAAGAATATAAACCTTATAAGTTTAATGATGTCTTGAAGCGTTTAACAGCTTGATTTTTGGTTACCGGAACGAGGCTCAGCCACATTAAAATGTGGTCGGAAGGATGAAATTTTATTTATAAATTTGGTTATCAGATATTTATAACTTAATTTGATGAATTAAGCAGATTTAAAACTAAGCCAATTTCTTCCATGCCTAACCCTGTTATCCTACTAGCTTTTGCAAATGAGCGGAATGAGAAAGCACGTTATTTGCGCAATTTGCCCCGGGAATTGAACCTGGTCAGGGAAATGCTGCTGAAAGCAGAGGAGGGGCAAATTTGTGAAGTAGTTCTCCTGCCAAATGCTACCTTAGATCAGATAGTTGC from Saprospiraceae bacterium encodes:
- a CDS encoding FAD-binding protein produces the protein MKIKTRFTWHNTTKRFSAQPQKYFEPENLKDLQDIVLEAEAKGIRVRAVGSGHSFSDVALTNGYLVNPKKLNRQITIPPSWLSPDQRFRHKNLVYVEAGIKLQDFNKQMDVRGLCVENMGAVDEQTLAGAISTGTHGTGIDLPAMSGMVRSIVIVAKGGTIYRIEPSAGLFDPEKYNEPGIKLVQDDKWFNAALVSLGCLGIIYAYVVELKPMYWLEESKELTTWSALKPKLENDLAHFLRTDSEGNPIRALSILVNPYPNKDGTHSCLINRHREVAEPQKHRSWNERFRNLVSITLGGVFPFSYLFYRGTRVLNARFPGQMPGLIERSLKLLNDKVFINKGHKVMYAGAEYIKLKAFDAEYAFDVQTNTKGFIHSVEQVMAKAKALAEASQLFQTSPMGLRFVKASTASLTPESGRDVCYVDTPVLLGTKGANAILDAYQDIFIQNGGVPHWGKVNNRFEGKQKLLKQHYTQLAEWEAVFHELNPNGTFSNNFSDRFGLGKLVYSEKSLEV
- a CDS encoding AAA family ATPase encodes the protein MFSTAVLEYDTIQLCPSQQIAYDGLLHLLAKSPVIALVSDDGYGRTTILRKLTQHLKGKYIGLANIFEQMQTHHPFQLEEALEASLQKAFQENDYVVCDDFHVIQRQLGGDCYNTARPSVLKFVLSTLLRVLEQSNKRLILGSESAWVGDPLNAQCLFVEIPAFTSTDLNLLFQAMGAMDTQQIDFERVHRFVPNLDAHQIYKACIYMQMQDIAGTDHFIHFLETHALASNVDRGEVTKVSLDDLYGIEEVRRQLEINLIVPLERDDLVHQLGIRPKRGVLLYGPPGTGKTTIGRALAHQLGSKFFLIDGTVISGTNEFYYRINQIFMKAKENAPSILFIDDCDLLFENEEETGLYRYLLTMLDGLESKSNERVTIMLTAMNIGSLPPALIRSGRVELWLETKLPDVTARKAIILAQLQGQFLQLTAEEIATMAHLSDGLTGSDLHRVMTDARNLHGYEVAKDIPLQPAFRYFEDALQQLQKHRKQLEDAPAFTAAHRPGVRK
- a CDS encoding NAD(P)/FAD-dependent oxidoreductase, which produces MNTIPNIPQTDRKRIVIIGGGFAGLKLARKLMKSHFQVVLFDKNNYHQFQPLFYQVATAGLEPSAISFPLRKVFQEQKHLHFRVATVEHIDPQQQEVFTDLGKLKYDYLVLAIGATTNYFGNIEIEEHAVPMKSLSEALALRNTILSHFEKALNESSTSEMQTLMNIVVVGGGPTGVELAGAIAEMRKFILPKDYPELDFSKMEVSLLEAGPKVLNGYSEVSSSKAKVYLEQLGVNVQTGAMVQDYDGTTVTLKDGRQLHTRTLIWAAGVKANEIAGIPAAAYGRSRRLLVDQQNRVKGLNNVFAIGDLAYMETTEYPQGHPQVAQVAIQQANLLFHNLRNIETGKALLPFTYKDKGSLATVGRNLAVADLPFLHFQGFLAWVLWLFVHLMSIVGVKNRLFVFINWAWSYFTYDQSLRLLINPKREKEKPSEKKAVAIK
- a CDS encoding enolase C-terminal domain-like protein encodes the protein MKIAKVIFREVSIPLNFQFAQSNNPSSHCSSSAILELHLEDGTIGYGEACPRTYVTGECMDSMRKDLQGIAPQFAQTELDHLEAWRMRLRQWAAMGVGSSTVCALEMAGLDAISKLKQKPLASLLGLSEKDSEPILYSMVIPMLIPEKLAKLLPRIQHLKPSSLKLKASHELDHNLTNIQLLRDFFGPAVSIRVDVNAGWNLDQAMTFIPAFLKSDVCSFEQPLPANALDGLQQLTQTFGQDAQIMVDESLLCLADARHILELGISNHFNLKISKLGGIFNTLAIYQLAAQFGVPCQLGAHFGETSLLTAAGILLAKMAGPMTALEGALGEFLLEKDITKPSLSQATDGYLNPEAVLQQVGLAKAVDELVLEQYTLHNKEYKPYKFNDVLKRLTA